TTTTGcaaatataataattttacCACTGAATGGGGCGGCCCGGaaggcatgatggtagcggagccggtcttcacacgaacggcccggaccaaaatcccatccggaacaatcccccgtagcaaggactgtgactatatccggctacgtggtaaaacaAAGTCGATACGACcaaggccgttctaacgaaacaataaaattgattgaacATATCTTACAATCGTAAATAGAAAATTATCACAATAAGAGGCCAATATTTGTTCATTCACAATTAAAATGCATTATTTTACGTATTGCTTAAAGCTAAAACAACTGTTACGGGATGTTATCTTCCTTAAAGCATCGACgactaaaaaaacaacccctttTCAAAATGGCTTTAATTGATCCCTTTTAATAAATCCTTTTCGGGTGGTGTGCCGGCGTGAAATTAAAATCCATCATCACTGCTATCGCTGAGTGCATCACGGTGATAGGATTTCTTTACGCGACACCCATGACACCTGCTGCATAAAAACGTACACCGCATCCATACCCGCACGTAAAACCGTTTTGCTTTAACTACTGTAGCGCACTTGCCATTTTGTTGTCCCGTCGAAGCGACAAGGgtgattattttttcaaatggGTACTGTAGAAATCTGCCCACCAGGGTGTCTTTTGCTGCCGGCAGATGAAAGTTACACCCTTTCGTTACACCCCCGCGTGCCTCATTCCAGCATTAAAGGACCTCCTTTTTTTGCTAGATaccttcgaaagctaccactGGTTGGAGGGGTcaggggggatttttttttctattaaccCTCTGCCGAGCTTGTTTTCCAGCGCTGCTGTCTGGCTCCAAACGTGCCGGCAGTGACGGAAATAGGTTGCGTTTTTCCAACCAGAGTGATCATAAACGACGACAAAAACTGAAACGAATGCAAATGAGGGGGATCATTTGGGGATGTTGGTGCCGGTAGTACATTAACACaccaccaaaagaaaaaatgttcacaattttccacactttCACTCTTCGTCATTCTATGACGGAATAATAAttgtgcatgtgtgttgtttccctcctttttttgtttgtgtctcGACATTTTCACTCGTTCCTAGGTGTCGCAGCATAAAAATTAACCACCAACATATTATGAATGCTTCGAATGTGCTATACTACGGTTGTACTATGACCATGGCATGCTAAGCGCTTCCGCCTGCAAGGTGCCAATCTCATCTCCCCAGCGCATTATGCCCTTAATATTAAATGCTCCGAATATCGTtactggaaaaaaaacaaattacaaaaaCATTTTGTTGTACTTTCCTCATTTCACAGCTTCTCTCCGTTGGTTCCGGTGGATCTCGGCATACATAGTATGCTCTGAAAGGAGGATGtatttttccaacattttccaCATTCTCATGATGCCTGTTTTTAAACTGTTGTTGTGCCCATACTAGGGTGTACATGACcattttttaaaggaaatAAACAGGAACACCAAAACAGCATGGTGCAGCGATCACAAGTACGAACACCGCCCGTTCTTGCTGGCTTTGATATGTGGAGCGATTAATTAGGTGTTAATTAAAGGGCATTGCAGCTATCGCAGCAACGCAACTGCGACAGCAAACTTCTACTACGACAGTCCTGGCACTAAGCTTTGGCAGTGGTTAACACGTTCCGTATCACGTCACCCAAATGTGGATGACGTGGAATATTGAAAGGAGCCCTCGTCACCCAGATGTGGGTGACGTTATTGTGCCCTTAGCatacaaaatatttgttcgtACTTTTGACACAGAATCACTAGAATAAGTTTCTTTGTGTAAATGAGgaatgaacaataaaacagtaaTTTTAAACTACTATAGATAAGTATTatttatggaaataaaaaaaattcgcgattttccaCGTCAGTCGAGGTTTGAGCAACTCGAATAGATTttgttaaatgatttttttttacatttgttcaacaattttcttttttatttaaagtttCCGATCATTTCAGCAATTCTCCAATGCGAGACGCAATTGTTAGTTCCAGAGACTAGATTTTGCGTTAGCCAATCATTGTATATCattcaatgatttttttttctatttgtatTATTGTGGTCATCATAGCAAATACATCTACAATCATTATCGCATGAATCAAAGGCAAAGATAAATATAAACACAATTGTTTCAttcgtgcatttttttttgcaaattgcGTTAGTGAAATTTTTGGTCCCGCAGAAAAAGTATTGATTCGCCCTGGGCACAGAACGTGTTAATATACACACAGTGAACAACATTGTTTGTAAAGTATCGCTTTGGAAATATTTATGGTCTCAATCATTGGGCAGCACGTCAGTGTGTTTTTGTCATGTGCCTCGTTTACTTTTATTCGAAGTTttcactttatttttattattctattATAAGCAGCACCCAAAAGTTAGTAacgtttttaatttcaatttgaagAGTTTTTGTCTCTATTGGTTATATATTCATTGTTCAAAATATTTACCATCGCTCTCCAttacaatttttcatctttctgGTATTGCTAGCTAACGTACAGGATAAAACACTGTTCTTTGGCCGCTATCTAAGCATAATTAATCCATTTTAGACTTCAACATTGGAGCTGGTCAACCAATGCTCAATTCAAAAACGACGATATTCGTCGGTAAACCTGCCTTGTgatcttttctctttcttctatAGCAACTCATAATGGATCACAAGTTGCTTGACCCACCAATAACACAGCATGATCGTTTTGTATTGAATACCCACTTTGGTTGCCGATGATAGGACGGGGCATCCATACGTTGCCTGACATTTTGAGTTATTATAACACAGCTACTGTTTATCGCCAGTAACATTccgatataaaaaaaaaaaccctttcctTTTTGTCGTTAACGTGAACAAGCGCGTGAAAAttcttgttgtgtttttcagGATCTTCATCGCTCTATTTACTAGTTATTCATCCTTAATCTTTCGAAGTACCTCAAACTCCAATTCtccatttatttaataattatcAACATAGCAATGATtagcaatgaaataaaactattACATTAGATTTAAAAAGCCGAATAATCAATTTTGGATTCAGAACATAAATTATATGTTAAAAAATCAGAACATTATGTATAATAATACATAATGACTCTCGCCGTTCACAGGACAAAAAAGTATAATCGACTAAGGGCATGAATAATATGTTATTCAATATATTTGCCGGTTCTAACAATGTTACTACACCTTGATTATCACACATAGCAACATAGGAGATCCAAAATATATCGTATTAGGTTAGGTTCAGTAACGCATTCTATAAGGCATAAATGTACGCACATAGCAAATAActgtaaaatataaattaaaaaatattcgtCTTATGCCGCTTCATCGATGCACCCAGTTAATATTTGGGAaatattttgatgattttgaaaCGATCTCATTTGATTAAACCGTAACTATAGTCATTTCTGAAAGGCATGGTTAGTATATATCATAACAGAGTCACACTCTGTCAACTTAAATGATGCTCTAAACAGAATGTGCGAAACCTACACGAATATCTTGTCTATCGTCGATCATACGACAATGAATCCAACGAGGGTTTGAATTCTGTTTAATTTTACATCAATTATTATTCAATTGCTTTGGAAAATTGCTATACCATTCCTACGATAACATCTCCTTCTTATAATGAGAATTGTGGTATATCGAATACTGATTAAGGTATCATACACAagaaaatacataaaatagaaccaaaaatataaacacacaaacaaacacacggatAAAGGTATGTCATCAATGAACATATCAaggatgaaaacaaacatatctGAAATCGTTTCAAAAATTAAAGCATCATTCCTTAACCATGTTTTTTTGCATACACTGGCATCTGTATGTTTACACCATCTTTCGATTCAAAGAAAGTGTACGATAACGTTATTGAATCTACGAGTTCCATCTTAGGGTCTTCGATAAATTCCGGGTCGATGTAGAAAAATACCGGCAAGTCTACCTCCTCGTGCGGATTTAGCTGCTGTTCCTCGAAGCAAAAGCACTGTATTTTATTGAAATACGCTCCGGCTTCGAACGGGATCACGTTGTACGTACTAATGCCCACAACGGGATGGTCGGTGGGATTTTTTGCCGAATAGAACGCTAGTGCCGTTTCACCGGGAACGACCTAAAATAGCAAGACAATTGTATCAATATTGTTTTACGCAACATTCCTCCTTTCTCGGTCATACCTTAATCTCGGTTTGTTGTGGTTTGAAATTCCACCGCATCGATGCACCAATATCGGCATTAAACTTAATCTTTAGCACTCTATCCTTTACTTTTTGCATGGTCTCAACCTTCTCACCATCGTGCCCCTGACTTGTGGTGCCTCCATAGCTATAGGCTTGGCAAAACATACGATACAATGGAACGGCTGCATAGCTTAAGCCTACGGTCAATACACCAGCAGCTGCCACATAATACACTGTTGATCGTATTCTAAACTTTCGTTGTGAGTCGACACCTTTCCCGGTGAACCATCGTACCGGTGCTTCTGTTAGCGACGAGCGCCCAGCTTTGGTAAAAGAATTTGTAATTGATGATCTACAGGCAGTGCGCACGATATTTGTCAACATTTTAATACGAAACTACTGTACCGCAATATTTGTACTAGTGTATGCTTCCTAGTTACATTCCACTTTCatgttttataacattttcCGTTACCGATCTGCACTTTTTGCGGAAGCTAAcctttgttgatgttttatgtTATGTCATTTCACAGCTGATTTCGCTTTTCGCCCCAAGTCCCACAGAAACGTCAAAAAGTGTGTGCCTAGTGAAATGAGTTCGCTGCACAATGGAGgtgttattttcatttgaattCCTTCTGTTCGTTCTGTTGCGTGTTCTAATTTTACAGTTTTTCACGACAAAATAGGACGTTTAAATAAAAGTCATATTTTAGTACGTAAAAAGACACTAATTATAATGTATGTAATTCACGAACCCAACAAAACAATGCTGTCCAACTACAAGCCGTACAAGGCGTTACTATGGCAACAGGTTTATTCAACAAACTGTTTATTATTCCTAATCAGTCATATAGTAGCATTTATCTGATACGATTTTTATCACTTCTCAGTTCTTCGCAGTGTATAGTAACAATGAATTTCGATCTAGACGATCCTCTGGAAGGATTGCTAAGTGATGGCAGTAATGATAGCTTGTTTGGAAATGAAACATcaaaaaaacctcccaaaaCTACCAAGCCCGGTAAGATGGAGGACTTGTTCGGTATTAAAACCGACCCAGCAAAGGGTGCTTCGTTTCCCAAAACTGCGGAACAAAGCGGAACAGCGTCGGAAAAAGTGCAACCGGCATCGTTAGATTATACGAAACCATCTACATCGGCTACCCATCAACCGTCAAGCTTAACCAGTGTCCAGGGAAGGAAACCGGACACCTTGGCAAACAAGCCCGCTAGCTCTACTGTATCTAACAAACCCGCTACTCCACAGAAGAAAGAGATTTCATTCGATGATAGTGACCTGTTGGCGGACCTAGGTTTCGATCCTAAAAAGCCCCGATCAAAGTCCAGCATTCTTGACGATATTCTCGGTGGTACGTTAACTGCATCAACTAAAGAAATACCGCCAAAAAGTGTTATTGCTAAACCTAGACAAAGCCTTACCACGACGCTAGAAGAACCGCCCAATACTGATAAAGCTTTTTCTCGTCAAACAACGGAAACTTCCGACAACCCACCACCCGAAAGTACAGTTACGGGAAGCTACGCACCTAGCAGCAATAACGTGCCAAGTTCCGGTGCAATGCCAAAGAGAAGCGGACGACGGAAATCTTCTGTCTCTATGCTGAACGATCCTTTGGGACTGTTTGGTTCcaccacggaagaaaaacTTCCCCGTTCTGAAACAAAGCAACCAAAGAAAGGAGGCGCTGACTGGTTGGGTCTAAATGATGACACAGCGGTGAAGGAAGTGGATCCCATCCCAATGACTACACTAACCAAACAACGTGATTCCATAGCTACAAAGAtaccaattgcttcaactccTAAACAGCAAGAAATTGCTTCGGAAGTACCTGTTCTCGCAAAGCCAGATAGGCTACCATCGCCTACTAAAACGTCCGTTGTTCTTGCCCAACCTATTATTCAACCCAAACCGCTATTAACCGACCATGAAACATTCACCACCACCCTCGAGCTGGTGGAGGCGGAAGCGCAAAGTGCAATTGCGACAATGCAACAACAAGAGTTTCAATTGTCTGTGGCAAGTCAAATGAAGTCCCAAGAACAAGCATTAGTCGATATGCAGCAGAAACAGCAGGCTGTTCTCAAAAAGCAGGAAGCACAATTTAACGAACTGCTTCAGAAGCAAATGCAACGCCACACTGCACTGGAAGATGTCCTtgcgaagcagcagcaacgaatAAATGCGAACATTCAACTCATTATGAGCCAGCCTGCTGCTATGCCCGTTAACCCATTCCTGGGCAGCAAACATACGGCAGACCACTCCGAAAATGAGATCCAACACGGTTCAGACAAAAATCCAATCGAAAAGGTAGAACTCCAAACGGATGTAAAACGGCTCGAAATGGAAAAACTTCGATTGGAAGATATGGTTTCAAGCCTTTCGGTGAACCATGAGCAAGAACTTTCGATACTTGAAACAAGCTACAAAAAGCAAATAACCTTTTTGGAAGACAGTCTTCGCATCATGGAGGCAAGGCTCAAACACGACAATAAGCAGTTGGAAGAGTTCTATCAGGCCAAAATTAGCTTCATCGAACAAGAGCAGCAAAAGCTCGTTAAAGATCATGAAGCGAAGGTGCAGTCGATGGAAGAACAGCACCGCAAAGTGATCGAACAACTGAAACAAGGATACGAAGAAAATTTGGAACAGTTGCGACAGGATCACCGCGAAATGATCGCTACTATACGAGAATCGAAAATTCTTGAGTTTTCCGTCGTGCAGGAAAATCAATCCTATCTGAACACGCTCAAAAGTGCTTCCAGCTATCTAGAGAATGCGTCCGGAGATCTACAACAGTTGCGAGATACGCTGCAGGATCAAATCGAATTTTCACACAAGGAAAAAGAGCTTCTGTTGAAGCAACGCGAAAAGCAACTCGAAGATCAGCAAAGGCAGCTCGAGCACACTCGGGATGCCGCAGCAGAAGAGAACGTTCGTCTGCTGAACTTGGTGGAAATGCTAGAGGGTAAAGTTACCGAGATGACAAAGgttagatttttattttcattttattagcATGAGccca
The Anopheles moucheti chromosome 2, idAnoMoucSN_F20_07, whole genome shotgun sequence genome window above contains:
- the LOC128298350 gene encoding fas-binding factor 1-like; its protein translation is MNFDLDDPLEGLLSDGSNDSLFGNETSKKPPKTTKPGKMEDLFGIKTDPAKGASFPKTAEQSGTASEKVQPASLDYTKPSTSATHQPSSLTSVQGRKPDTLANKPASSTVSNKPATPQKKEISFDDSDLLADLGFDPKKPRSKSSILDDILGGTLTASTKEIPPKSVIAKPRQSLTTTLEEPPNTDKAFSRQTTETSDNPPPESTVTGSYAPSSNNVPSSGAMPKRSGRRKSSVSMLNDPLGLFGSTTEEKLPRSETKQPKKGGADWLGLNDDTAVKEVDPIPMTTLTKQRDSIATKIPIASTPKQQEIASEVPVLAKPDRLPSPTKTSVVLAQPIIQPKPLLTDHETFTTTLELVEAEAQSAIATMQQQEFQLSVASQMKSQEQALVDMQQKQQAVLKKQEAQFNELLQKQMQRHTALEDVLAKQQQRINANIQLIMSQPAAMPVNPFLGSKHTADHSENEIQHGSDKNPIEKVELQTDVKRLEMEKLRLEDMVSSLSVNHEQELSILETSYKKQITFLEDSLRIMEARLKHDNKQLEEFYQAKISFIEQEQQKLVKDHEAKVQSMEEQHRKVIEQLKQGYEENLEQLRQDHREMIATIRESKILEFSVVQENQSYLNTLKSASSYLENASGDLQQLRDTLQDQIEFSHKEKELLLKQREKQLEDQQRQLEHTRDAAAEENVRLLNLVEMLEGKVTEMTKISSEERWEYQQKCIKLEAEKQSMDKEKQFLRDRHEREESRIAELKRTQLEDHARLMDKVAQERQILLQEKAKLETMAQLTPGTGSSLGSATSRAEVDAALKVAEEAARLADAEKERYLQLQRQLESKRREIQTRESKLREAKDELEAAIDRASQRERHAETVYRSLRKSEQNIQLKMQLVQRQFREVSEREDRLAKEKIEFSKERLELQAARRKLLQTRCSLCKIGDKSQEIGDLLTTNTDSVADDLKLEANFAEMQNRLDCTGLKLDHFFDVDVDRQMKLFLERNQVEQGDDFELTDNRRSHREIDRDLALLNFDALFPQIRLEEGLERSATKILPS
- the LOC128298008 gene encoding cytochrome c oxidase assembly protein COX11, mitochondrial, translated to MLTNIVRTACRSSITNSFTKAGRSSLTEAPVRWFTGKGVDSQRKFRIRSTVYYVAAAGVLTVGLSYAAVPLYRMFCQAYSYGGTTSQGHDGEKVETMQKVKDRVLKIKFNADIGASMRWNFKPQQTEIKVVPGETALAFYSAKNPTDHPVVGISTYNVIPFEAGAYFNKIQCFCFEEQQLNPHEEVDLPVFFYIDPEFIEDPKMELVDSITLSYTFFESKDGVNIQMPVYAKKHG